ACTTTAACAATTTGCTCCTCTTCAGCAGTCTTTCATAATCACTCTTCACGCTTGCAAAATCAGCCTCCCTGCACAGGGGTTTTACGATGACAATCACGTCATAGCCTTGCCTCAGCTTCGAATCCAAGGTTCGCGCAACTTCCCTGACCCTCCGCCTGCTTTTGTTACGTATGACTGCTTTCCCTACTTTCTTACTCGCCACAATTCCATAGCGGTTTTTTCCTGCCGCGTTTTCACCAACGTACAGTATCAAGTAGCGCCCGAAAACCTTCTTACCCTTGGAATAAACCTTCTCAAAATCCTTACGCTTTC
The sequence above is drawn from the Syntrophothermus lipocalidus DSM 12680 genome and encodes:
- the rnpA gene encoding ribonuclease P protein component; this translates as MLKSDQRLRKRKDFEKVYSKGKKVFGRYLILYVGENAAGKNRYGIVASKKVGKAVIRNKSRRRVREVARTLDSKLRQGYDVIVIVKPLCREADFASVKSDYERLLKRSKLLK